The Shinella zoogloeoides genome includes a region encoding these proteins:
- the purM gene encoding phosphoribosylformylglycinamidine cyclo-ligase: protein MSQSEKNGLTYSDAGVDIDAGNLMVEKIKPAVRSTRRPGADGEIGGFGGLFDLKAAGFKDPVLVAANDGVGTKLKIAIDADRHDTVGIDLVAMCVNDLVVQGAEPLFFLDYFATGKLDPEQGAAIVEGIAEGCRQAGCALIGGETAEMPGMYSHGDYDLAGFAVGAAERGQLLPAGDIGEGDVILGLASSGVHSNGYSLVRKIVTLSGLAWDAPAPFDSAKSLGEALLAPTKIYVKPLLKAIRETGAIKALAHITGGGFPENIPRVLPKHLAAEIDLDAVKAPAVFSWLARTGGVEAKEMLRTFNCGVGMIAVVPADKADAVSAALVAEGENVFRLGRMVAREEGAAGTIYKGTLAL, encoded by the coding sequence ATGAGCCAGTCGGAAAAGAACGGTCTGACCTATAGCGATGCGGGCGTCGACATCGACGCGGGCAACCTGATGGTCGAGAAGATCAAGCCGGCGGTGCGCTCCACGCGCCGCCCGGGCGCGGACGGCGAGATCGGCGGCTTTGGCGGCCTCTTCGACCTCAAGGCGGCCGGTTTCAAGGATCCGGTGCTCGTCGCGGCCAACGACGGCGTCGGCACCAAGCTGAAGATCGCCATCGACGCGGACCGCCACGACACGGTCGGCATCGACCTCGTCGCCATGTGCGTCAACGACCTCGTGGTGCAGGGCGCAGAGCCCCTCTTCTTCCTCGACTATTTCGCCACCGGCAAGCTCGATCCCGAACAGGGCGCGGCCATCGTCGAAGGCATCGCCGAGGGTTGCCGGCAGGCAGGCTGCGCGCTGATCGGCGGCGAGACCGCCGAAATGCCCGGCATGTATTCGCATGGCGACTATGACCTTGCAGGCTTCGCCGTGGGTGCGGCCGAGCGAGGGCAGCTGCTGCCGGCGGGCGACATCGGCGAAGGCGACGTCATCCTCGGCCTCGCCTCCTCGGGCGTTCACTCCAACGGCTATTCGCTGGTGCGCAAGATCGTCACGCTCTCGGGCCTTGCCTGGGATGCACCTGCCCCGTTCGACAGCGCGAAGAGCCTTGGCGAGGCGCTGCTGGCGCCGACGAAAATCTATGTGAAACCGCTCCTCAAGGCGATCCGCGAGACGGGCGCGATCAAGGCGCTGGCGCATATTACCGGCGGCGGCTTCCCGGAGAACATTCCGCGCGTGCTGCCGAAGCACCTTGCCGCCGAGATCGACCTCGATGCCGTCAAGGCTCCCGCCGTCTTCTCCTGGCTCGCCAGGACCGGCGGCGTGGAAGCCAAGGAAATGCTGCGCACCTTCAACTGCGGCGTCGGCATGATCGCCGTCGTTCCCGCCGACAAGGCCGATGCGGTCTCGGCCGCGCTTGTCGCCGAAGGTGAAAACGTCTTCCGCCTCGGCCGCATGGTCGCCCGCGAAGAAGGTGCGGCCGGTACGATCTACAAGGGCACGCTTGCCCTATGA
- the purN gene encoding phosphoribosylglycinamide formyltransferase codes for MTSPRKRVVAFISGGGSNMLALAKAAQAPDFPAEIVAVFSDKAEAGGLAKAEALGIPTRAFLRRDLASKEAHEAAILDALDALSPDIICLAGYMRLLSGTFINRHEGRILNIHPSLLPLFPGLHTHQRAIDAGMRLAGCTVHFVTEGMDEGPVIVQAAVPVLPADTAETLAARVLTVEHRSYPLALRLVAEGKVRMEGGKAVASGDLPQVDGAYLISPAAA; via the coding sequence ATGACGTCGCCCCGCAAGCGCGTCGTCGCCTTCATCTCCGGCGGCGGCTCCAACATGCTGGCACTGGCGAAGGCGGCTCAGGCGCCGGACTTCCCGGCCGAGATCGTCGCGGTCTTCTCCGACAAGGCGGAGGCGGGCGGGCTTGCGAAGGCCGAGGCGCTCGGCATTCCGACCCGCGCCTTCCTGCGCCGGGACTTGGCCAGCAAGGAAGCCCACGAAGCCGCGATCCTCGATGCGCTGGACGCGCTCTCGCCCGATATCATCTGCCTCGCCGGCTACATGCGCCTGCTCTCCGGCACCTTCATCAACCGCCATGAAGGCCGCATCCTCAACATCCACCCCTCCCTACTGCCGCTCTTCCCCGGCCTTCATACGCACCAGCGCGCCATCGACGCCGGCATGCGCCTTGCCGGCTGTACGGTGCATTTCGTGACGGAAGGCATGGATGAAGGTCCGGTGATCGTGCAGGCGGCCGTGCCGGTTCTGCCGGCCGATACGGCGGAGACGCTCGCCGCGCGGGTGCTCACCGTGGAGCACCGCAGCTATCCGCTGGCGCTGCGGCTCGTCGCGGAAGGCAAGGTGCGAATGGAAGGCGGCAAGGCCGTTGCTTCCGGCGACCTGCCGCAGGTGGACGGCGCGTATCTGATTTCGCCGGCGGCGGCCTGA
- a CDS encoding L,D-transpeptidase: MTDTALSRRRFLQFSGLAMASGLAGCTSSMNTDQFRYETRPYFRNPALEGRPEYIDNRQPVGLYGQTPPSGLLPESSRYASIYGPLNDGGFQVPAVPYQQIDARFYRQEVESPFAEKPGTIIVDTGNRFLYLILPSGRAMRYGVGIGRQGFAWSGRGVIQWKQAWPKWTPPDEMVKRQPELVKYSGANGGMAGGLNNPLGARALYIFQNGQDTLYRLHGSPEWKSIGKAVSSGCVRMLNQDVIDLYDRVKGKAPILVI; the protein is encoded by the coding sequence ATGACCGATACCGCGCTTTCCCGCCGCCGCTTCCTCCAGTTTTCCGGCCTTGCCATGGCAAGCGGCCTTGCCGGCTGCACCTCGTCCATGAACACGGACCAGTTCCGCTACGAGACGCGGCCCTATTTCCGCAATCCCGCGCTGGAAGGTCGGCCGGAATATATCGACAACCGGCAGCCGGTCGGCCTTTACGGCCAGACGCCGCCCTCGGGCCTGCTGCCCGAATCCTCGCGCTATGCCTCGATCTATGGCCCTTTGAACGACGGCGGCTTCCAGGTGCCGGCCGTACCCTACCAGCAGATCGACGCGCGCTTCTACCGGCAGGAGGTCGAGAGCCCCTTCGCCGAAAAGCCGGGCACAATCATCGTCGATACGGGCAACCGTTTCCTCTATCTCATCCTGCCGTCGGGCCGCGCCATGCGCTACGGCGTCGGCATCGGCCGGCAGGGTTTTGCCTGGTCGGGCCGCGGCGTCATCCAATGGAAGCAGGCCTGGCCGAAATGGACGCCGCCGGACGAGATGGTCAAGCGCCAGCCGGAACTCGTCAAATATTCCGGCGCAAACGGCGGCATGGCCGGTGGGCTCAACAACCCGCTCGGCGCCCGCGCGCTCTATATCTTCCAGAACGGGCAGGATACGCTCTACCGCCTGCACGGCTCGCCGGAATGGAAGTCCATCGGCAAGGCCGTCTCGTCGGGCTGCGTGCGCATGCTCAACCAGGATGTGATCGACCTTTACGATCGCGTGAAGGGCAAGGCGCCGATCTTGGTGATCTGA
- a CDS encoding methylmalonyl-CoA mutase family protein codes for MDASILTDAGFAPLDEADWRKLAEKALKGANFEATLVSRSDDGLAIQPIYSRREGAAPLAHGHADTPHAGGAWTVNQRRDDADLARARAQMADDLENGATGASLVFRGSAAAHGTGIAAGSEIAFRKTAAARAAAPFSLRLEAGFADRALATTLAHALADAGAQTAPVHFGLDPFTAALAGGRAESNALTSLAKELIGFGFYGSVLNADGRLAHNAGASETLELAIIAAALAESLRLLDAAGLAPEDIFAATSLSLAADQDQFLTTAKMRAARLIHARMQAACGISEQKPAHIHAETSWRMLTRRDPETNILRNTIAVFSAGTGGADEITVLPHTLALGLPDPLARRIARNTQVVLITESNLAHVADPAAGAGGIEALTEGLAEKAWEIFTGIEKTGGLSAAIASGTVQAMVEAARAARKARPIVGTTLFPLKDERPVTVLGPLDEMAAAGLRPVLLVDCVEAA; via the coding sequence ATGGACGCGAGCATATTGACGGATGCGGGCTTTGCGCCGCTCGACGAGGCGGATTGGCGCAAACTGGCCGAAAAGGCGCTGAAAGGCGCGAATTTCGAGGCGACGCTCGTCTCGCGCAGCGACGACGGCCTTGCCATCCAGCCGATCTACAGCCGCCGCGAAGGCGCAGCACCCCTTGCCCACGGCCATGCCGATACGCCGCACGCAGGCGGCGCATGGACCGTCAACCAGCGCCGCGACGATGCAGACCTTGCCCGCGCCCGTGCGCAGATGGCCGACGACCTCGAAAACGGCGCGACCGGCGCTTCCCTCGTCTTCCGTGGCAGCGCCGCGGCGCATGGCACGGGCATCGCAGCCGGCAGTGAGATCGCCTTCCGCAAGACCGCCGCCGCGCGCGCCGCAGCCCCCTTCTCGCTGCGGCTCGAAGCCGGCTTTGCCGACCGGGCGCTCGCGACGACGCTTGCCCATGCGCTCGCCGATGCAGGGGCGCAGACAGCGCCGGTGCATTTCGGTCTCGATCCCTTCACCGCGGCGCTTGCGGGGGGCCGCGCCGAAAGCAACGCACTAACCAGCCTCGCCAAAGAGCTGATCGGCTTCGGCTTTTACGGCTCCGTGCTGAATGCCGACGGGCGACTGGCACACAATGCGGGGGCGAGCGAGACGCTGGAGCTTGCCATCATCGCGGCGGCGCTGGCGGAAAGCCTGCGTCTGCTCGATGCGGCAGGGCTCGCTCCGGAAGACATCTTCGCGGCGACCTCGCTCTCGCTTGCCGCCGATCAGGACCAGTTCCTCACCACGGCGAAGATGCGTGCGGCACGGCTGATCCATGCCCGCATGCAGGCGGCCTGCGGCATTTCCGAGCAGAAGCCCGCGCATATCCACGCCGAGACGAGCTGGCGCATGCTGACGCGGCGCGACCCGGAAACCAACATCCTGCGCAACACCATCGCCGTCTTTTCCGCCGGCACCGGCGGGGCGGACGAGATCACCGTGCTGCCGCACACGCTGGCGCTCGGCCTGCCCGATCCCCTCGCCCGCCGCATCGCCCGCAACACGCAGGTCGTGCTGATCACCGAAAGCAACCTCGCCCATGTCGCCGACCCCGCCGCCGGCGCGGGCGGCATCGAGGCGCTGACGGAGGGGCTGGCGGAAAAGGCGTGGGAGATCTTCACCGGGATCGAGAAGACGGGCGGGCTTTCCGCCGCCATCGCCTCGGGCACGGTACAGGCCATGGTCGAGGCAGCGCGAGCGGCGCGCAAGGCAAGGCCCATCGTCGGCACGACGCTGTTTCCGCTGAAGGACGAGCGGCCGGTGACGGTGCTCGGGCCGCTCGACGAGATGGCGGCGGCGGGGCTTCGGCCGGTGCTTCTGGTTGATTGCGTGGAGGCGGCGTGA